GTGCTGTCGCGTGGTCGGCGTGCTGTCGCGTGGTCGGTGTGCTGTCGCGTGGTCGGCGTGCTGTCGCGTGGTCGGTGTGCTGTCGCGTGGTCGGTATAAGCCCATTTGGGCTTCTAGTCACCCATCCCACCCATCGTGTCCGATGCACCCACCGTGCCCGATGCACCCACCGCGCTCGATGCGCTCATTGCGCCCATTGCCGCGCTCGTTTCGCAGGAGTTTGTACAGATGTTCTACAAGACCAACAGACCCAACCCTATGAGAATCGAACCCGTCTGGCACGTCAGCGGTCAACCCGCCTCCCCCCCATCATGCGCTCGTGCTTGTATCAAGCGGGCATTTCTCGTCGCGCTGCTTCTGCTCATCTCAACGAGCGAGTCTGCTCTGGCGCGCGTCTGGACCGTGAAGGAGGTCTGCGCGCAGGCCGTGCGCGCGAGCTTTTTGCTGCAGCAGGCCGAGGCACGGGTGCGCGAGACGCGCGAGGTCGTTGAAGAGGCTCGGCTGCCCGAGCGCTCGACGGTGAGCGCAACGGCGTCGTATACCTACGTCGCGCCCACCTTCTCGTTCGGTCAGCCCCCCGCCGCCGTGCAGGCTGTGGTCGACAACAACCTGGCCGGCACCCTCACATGGCGCCAGCTGTTGAGCACGTTCGGGCAGCTCGAGGCCACCGTGGCCGCGTCTCGGCTGGCCGTAACGGTCGCCCAGCTGCAGCTGCGCGACAGCGAGCAGCGCGTGGTCGAAGACGCCCGCGTGGCCTTCCAGGAAGCCGCGCAGGCAGAAGAGCTGCTGCGCGTCGCCGAAGAGACGCTGATAGCGCGTCAAGAGGCGCTGCGAGAGTCACAGGCGCAGTACCGTGCGGGTGTGGTCTCGCGCTACGATGTGCTGCGCGCGCGAACCAATGTTGCGCTGGCCTCCCAGACCTGCGTCGACACCCGACGCGATGTGAGAGCCTGTCGCGTGCGCCTCTTTCAGCTGATGGGCGTGCCGGACACAGCCGCTGAGTCGATAGACCTGAGCGAGGCGCTGCTCGAGCGTCCGCCCACGTCGGTCGACGACGCCATGCAATCGGGCGTTGAGCGCAGATACGAGGTCAGGGCAGCGCAGGCGGGTGTTGCGGAGGGGCGCAAGCGCGTCGATGTGGCCCGCTTGTCGAGCGCGCCACGGCTCGAGGTGCAGAGCGAATACCTGCAGCGCACCCCCACGGGGGTCATGCAGGGCCACCAGTGGAACACGGGCCTCGCGCTCAGCGTTCCCCTCATCGATGGAGGCGCCGCGCGTGTTCACGCTCGACGCGCCTATGAGGCCTATCAGCAGCTCATAGCCGCGCTCGAGCAGACCCGTCGCCAGGCGCGCATCGAGATCGGCACGTGCTACGAAGATCTGCAGGCACGGTACGCCGATCTGGGCACGTCGGAGGCCGCTCTCGAGAGCGCGAGAGAGGCGGCGCGGGTGAGTCGCATCCGCTATGAGAACGGCTTGTGCACGAGTCTCGAGCGTCAAGATGCAGACGCTTCGCTCAGTGATGCCCAGGGTCGCTGCGTGCGCGCGCGGCGTGCCTATGCCATCACCTGGGCGCGGTGGCTTCGCGTGAGTGGTGCTGAGATCACCGAAGCGGCGCCCGCCGTCGCGGCGCCAGCCGTGCTCGAGACAATCAAAGCCAGCGGTACGGTACAGAGAAAGCAGGGTCAGCCGTGAGAAGAGCCGTCGTCATTGTCATCATACTGGTCTGTGGGTTTCTCGCGTTCGAAGCTTCGGCGCTGCGGCGCTTCTTCGCGGGATCAGCGACGCCGTCCGCTGCGGCAGCCGGAACCCCCGCGACGCCTCTATCGACGGCTTCCGCGGTGCCCGTTCCCCCCGTTGATGATGGGAAGGTCTCCGCGCTCGCCTATCTCGAGCCCGAGGGCCGCATCGTTGCGCTCGGGGTGCCCGCCGAGATGGTGCAGGAGCGTGTCACGCGCTGGCGGGTCGCAGAGGGGGCAGCGGTGCGTCGCGGTGAGGTTCTTGTCGAGATGGAGGCGCGCGATCGCCTGCTGCGCGACGTCGAGACGGCGGAGAGTCGCGTGGCGGTCGCTCGGGCCCATCTCGATCAGGTGCTGGCCGGCGCACGGCGCGGGGAGATTGCGGCCCAGCAGAAGGAAGCGCAGCGCATCGCGAGCGATCGTCAGGGAACCCTCGCGGCCCAAGACTCCGCCGTCGCGCGCGCCCAGGCAGATGTCCGTCTGCAGGAAGCGGAGCTGCGTCGCTACGAGCAGCTGTTCAAGGAAGGGGCGGCTCCCGCAAGCCTGCTCGATCAGAAGCGTTTTGCGGCCGCCAGCAGCCGCACTACCCTGGCCCAGGTGAGAGCGGAGCGCGATCGCGTCGCGCGCGTGCTCACGGTTCAAGAATCGCAGGCGCAGGCCACCCTCGACCGCATCTCCGAGGTACGCCCCACCGACGTGGCGGCGGCAGAGGCTGAGGTTCGCTCTGCACAGGCCGAAGCGGCGAAGGCGCGTACCCTGGCGGAGCGCGCGCAGGTGCGCGCGCCCATCGATGGGGTGATTCTCAAGATTCTCACGCGTGAGGGTGAGCGCGTCTCGTCCGCCGGTCTTGCCCAGATCGGGAGGACCCAGACGATGGTTGCGGTTGCCGAGGTCTACGACACCCAGATTGCGCGCGTGCGTGTCGGGCAGCAGGTACGTCTGAGCGGGCGGAACCTCCACGGATCCGAGCTGCGTGGGCGGGTGAGCGAGATCGGCAAGCTGGTGCAGAAGCAGAGCACGTTCACCAATGAGCCGGGAGAGAACTTCGATCGCCGTGTCATCGAGGTGCGGGTTCGCCTCGATGACGCCTCGAGCACAAAGGTGCGCGGCTTGTCGAACCTTCAGCTGGAAGCCCACTTCGAGTGAGACGCCGCGTCTTTCTCGCCTGGCACCTGCTCTTCAAGCAGAAGAGCCGCCTCGCTGTGGCCATGGCGGGCATCGCGTTCGCCAACATGCTCATGTTCATGCAGCTCGGGTTCAGAGGGGCGCTGTTCGAGAGCAACTGCCGTCCGCAGAAGGCTCTCGATGCCGACCTGGTGGTTCTCAACGGGCGCTTCGAATCGCTGCACGCGCCGCAGAGCTTCGCGCGTGACAAGCTGCTGCTCTGCGCGTCGCACGCCGCGGTGCGAGAGGTCATCAGCCTCAGCTACGGCTTCGCCGAGTGGCGCAACCCCGTGACGCATGGCTATCGCCTGCTGCTGGTCTTCGGCATCGAGCCAGAGCATCCACCGTTTCGCGCCATGGCGCAGACGCAGAGCTGGAACGATCTCATGACCTTTGGTCACGTGTGGTTCGATCGCGCGTCCCGTGCCGAGTTCGGCCCGATTCCTCGGCTGATGGCGGCTGACGGTCAGGTCGAGGGCGAGGTGAGCAAGCGGCGG
This portion of the Pseudomonadota bacterium genome encodes:
- a CDS encoding TolC family protein, whose translation is MFYKTNRPNPMRIEPVWHVSGQPASPPSCARACIKRAFLVALLLLISTSESALARVWTVKEVCAQAVRASFLLQQAEARVRETREVVEEARLPERSTVSATASYTYVAPTFSFGQPPAAVQAVVDNNLAGTLTWRQLLSTFGQLEATVAASRLAVTVAQLQLRDSEQRVVEDARVAFQEAAQAEELLRVAEETLIARQEALRESQAQYRAGVVSRYDVLRARTNVALASQTCVDTRRDVRACRVRLFQLMGVPDTAAESIDLSEALLERPPTSVDDAMQSGVERRYEVRAAQAGVAEGRKRVDVARLSSAPRLEVQSEYLQRTPTGVMQGHQWNTGLALSVPLIDGGAARVHARRAYEAYQQLIAALEQTRRQARIEIGTCYEDLQARYADLGTSEAALESAREAARVSRIRYENGLCTSLERQDADASLSDAQGRCVRARRAYAITWARWLRVSGAEITEAAPAVAAPAVLETIKASGTVQRKQGQP
- a CDS encoding HlyD family efflux transporter periplasmic adaptor subunit, yielding MRRAVVIVIILVCGFLAFEASALRRFFAGSATPSAAAAGTPATPLSTASAVPVPPVDDGKVSALAYLEPEGRIVALGVPAEMVQERVTRWRVAEGAAVRRGEVLVEMEARDRLLRDVETAESRVAVARAHLDQVLAGARRGEIAAQQKEAQRIASDRQGTLAAQDSAVARAQADVRLQEAELRRYEQLFKEGAAPASLLDQKRFAAASSRTTLAQVRAERDRVARVLTVQESQAQATLDRISEVRPTDVAAAEAEVRSAQAEAAKARTLAERAQVRAPIDGVILKILTREGERVSSAGLAQIGRTQTMVAVAEVYDTQIARVRVGQQVRLSGRNLHGSELRGRVSEIGKLVQKQSTFTNEPGENFDRRVIEVRVRLDDASSTKVRGLSNLQLEAHFE